GGTTGGCAGTTTTTGGCTCAGAGGATAAAACTGGGGTTGGTTGAAGCTGGACTGTGAATGAATGGCGTAGTCAGTTGCCTGGATCGCTGACTTGGGTTTAGGCGCAAGTAACAAGCAGGCGATCGCGGTCAATGCCACTAACAAAACAAAAACGCCTAACTGGTATCTCCCGCTCTGGCCTAACTTTCGTTTGATGTCTTGTAGAGCCATGTGTTGCAGCCGTAATGTTGTGCTTTGGTAGTGGCTATGGTTAAAGCACTTGGTTTAAAGCATTGTTCCCATCTGCTGGCTATGCACCGCTAGCTTCATCACCCATACCAATCCTTTAAACAAACAGCTAGAGCATTTTTTCTGGTACAACCTATAGATTCTGCTCAATGCCAGAGCTTTATTGATGCGATCGCTTTCCTAGGTTAGAAGCCAAGGCTTTTGAGTTGCGCTAAGTTGAGACAGCGCTCTACAAGTCAGAAACTCTTAAAATTGCACTCAACTCTGCTTAAACAGCTTAGTAATAGCGCTATTCATAAGCTTTATCAGCATATAGACAAGTAATCGGCGAGGGGTGGAACTTTGGGCAAAGCAACTCTAGAACAACAAGCATCAGAAGCGGCCAAATCAACGCTCGATCAACAGGCATGGGAAGCCCTAGAACAGTCCATTATTTATTACCAAGACCGTCCTGTAGGTACAGTGGCGGCTCGCGATCCAGAACTCACAGCCCTTAACTACGATCAGTGCTTCATTCGTGACTTTGTTTCTTCTGCCCTCGTCTTCCTGATCAGGGGCAAAACCGACATTGTTCGCAATTTCCTAGAAGAAACCCTGAAGCTGCAACCTAAAAAACGCCAGTTTGACTGCTCCAAACCAGGCCGTGGCTTGATGCCAGCCAGCTTCAAGGTTGAGTCATCTCACGGGCATGAACGGCTCAAGGCAGATTTTGGGGAACATGCGATCGCTAGGGTTGCTCCGGTTGACTCTTGCCTATGGTGGCTAATTTTGCTCCGGGCCTATTTCAAAGCCACCCACGACGAAGAATTGGTCAGTCGAGAAGACTTCCAGCAAGGAATTCGGCTGATTGTTGAGCTTTGCCTGGTTGCTCGGTTCGATATGTACCCCACACTGCTGGTTCCTGACGGCGCTTGCATGATTGACCGTCGCATGGGGCTTTATGGGCACCCGCTAGAAATTCAATCTCTGTTTTATGCCGCGTTGCGCTCTGCCCAAGAGTTGTTGCTGCCCACCAAGCACAATCGCTATTTCATCGACGCTGTCAACTCTCGCTTGGAGCCAGTCACTAAGCACATCCGCGAAAACTACTGGCTCGACACCCACCGCCTCAACGTCATTTACCGCTACAAAGTAGAAGAATACGGCGAGCAAGCACTCAACCAGTTCAATATCTACTCCGATTCCATTCCGTTCTATCAACTCACCGAGTGGCTACCTACCGAAGGTGGCTACTTAGCAGGCAACCTCGGCCCCTCCCAAATTGACTGCCGTTTCTTTGCCGTGGGTAACCTGATGGCTGTACTTTCTGGCCTGTCGAGCAAGAAGCAATCTCAAGGAATTTTGCAGCTGATCGAGTCTCGTTGGGAAGATCTCGTTGGAGACATGCCGATGAAGCTTTGTTATCCAGCCCTAGAAGATCAAGGCTGGAAAATCCTGACTGGATGTGACCCCAAAAATCGGCCTTGGTCTTATCACAATGGCGGCAGTTGGCCTGTTTTACTTTGGATGTTAGCGGCAGCAGCCCAGAAAGCAGGTCGGCCAGAAATTGGCAAACAAGCTCTCAAAATTGCCGAGGATCGCTTAGCTGAGGATGAATGGCCCGAATATTATGACGGCAAAAACGGGCGACTGATTGGTAAAGAAGCCAGAAGATACCAAACCTGGACAATCGCGGGTTATTTACTCGCCAAAGAGATCATTCAGAAACCCAGCAACCTCTCCTTCATCTGCTTCGAGGAATTGGAGTTCGCTTAAAGCTCTATAAAAAAGAGGGGCACTGAACTTGTACCCCTCTGCCTTGATGTTTAAGCTTTCTAACCTAGAGTTGCTTCACTTCGGAAACCAACTTATCTACCACTTCTTTGGCACCGCCAAACATCATCATCGTTTTGTCTTTGTAGAACAGATCATTATCTACTCCCGCAAAGCCTGTGCTCATTCCTCGCTTAATCACAATTGTGTGGAGTGCCTTGTCTACTTCTAAGATAGGCATACCGTAGATCGGGCTGCTGGCATTATCCCGTGCCGCTGGATTCACGACATCGTTGGCTCCAATTACCAGAGCTACATCCGTGCGATCGAGGTCTGGGTTAATATCTTCCATGTCGCAGAGCTGGGGGTAAGGCACATTCGCTTCTGCTAGCAACACGTTCATGTGCCCAGGCATCCGACCCGCTACCGGATGGATAGCGTACTTCACAGTCACATTCAGTCTTTCCAATTGGTCAGCCAGCTCTCGGACTGAGTGTTGAGCTTGAGCAACTGCCATGCCATATCCCGGTACAATCACCACTGAGCGAGCATAGCCCAGCATCATTGCACCTTCTTCTGGGTCGATGGAGTGAATCACTTTGTCACCCTGAGCGCCTTCGGCTGTAGTTGCAGAAGCACCACTGCCAAAAGCACTAAACAACACATTAGTGAGCGATCGGTTCATCGCCTTACACATAATCTGCGTCAGGATGATCCCCGAGGCACCAACCAAAGCACCCGCGATGATCAGCATGTTGTTACCCAGGATGAACCCTGCTGCACTAGCCGCCAAGCCAGAGTAGGAGTTCAGTAGCGAAATAACGACTGGCGTATCTGCCCCTCCAATCGGGATCACAAATAGCACCCCCAAAAGTAAGGAAATGCCAACCAATCCTAGAAAGATAGAAGCGTTGTGAGGTTCAACTATTAGGTAAGCACTGCCTGCCAAAAAGATCAGCAAGAGCGAAAGGTTGAAAGGCTGTTGCAACTTGAAAGTAATAGGAGCACCGGGCATAATGCCTTGCAACTTGGCGAAAGCAACCAAACTACCCGTGAGCGTTACCCCGCCAATTAGTACTCCTAAAATGGTGGTGATTGTGGCTTCTAGGGGCACTGCGGCGGCAGTGCCAAGGAGTCGCCAAAATTCAGCGATCGCGACTAGAGCGGAGGCCGCACCACCCAACCCATTGAGCAGACCCACCATCTGGGGCATTTCGGTCATGGCGACTCTTTGGGCCGCGATCGCGCCAATCACAGAGCCAGCCGCGATCCCCAACAAAATCATTTCGTAGTTGAGGACGTTGCGATCAAGCAAGGTAACGACGATGGCGATTAACATCCCAACTGCCGCGATCGTATTGCCTTGGCGAGCTGTAGCGGGCGATCCTAAACGCTTCAGACCAATAATGAATAGAGAAGAGGCAATTAAGTAGCTCAGTTCGATACCAGTAGAACCAAAGTAGCTCATGCCTTCACCTCTTTTTTCTTAAACATTTGCAGCATCCGGTCTGTCACTAGAAAGCCACCAACCACGTTGATCGTTGCGAGCACAATGGCAATCAAGCCCAAAATGACGCTTAGGTTTGAATCTCTAGGACCAGCTACCAGAAGCGCGCCAATCACAGCGATCCCAGAGATGGCATTAGAGCCAGACATCAGGGGGGTGTGGAGCGTGGGTGGTACTTTGTTGATTACTTCCACCCCTACAAAAGAGGCAAGGACAAAAACGACGAGTCCTGCAATTAATCCTGCTGCCATTACGTTAGTGGCTCCTTTCCATTACTTGTTCGTTTGCTGCTGCCAAGGCATCCTTAATCCGCTGGTTGCGAATTTCTCCCGCATGGGTGATACAAGCCGCATCAATAATGTCGTCGTCAAAGTTCAGATTTAGCGCTTGGTCTTTCACCAAGTACTGCACCAAGGTCAAGACGTTCTTGGCATACATCTGGCTGGCGTGAATAGGCACAGAAGAAGGCAGGTTAATAGGGCCAATGACAGTCACGCCATTGACTAGTACGTCCTTTCCTGGCTTGGTACAGGCGCAGTTGCCGCCTTGCTCTGCGGCTAAATCCACGATCACTGAACCTGGTTTCATTTGAGCCACCATTTCTTCAGTGACGAGCAGGGGTGCTTTTCTGCCAGGAACTTGAGCGGTGGTGATCACAGCATCGGCGGTCTTGACATGCTCAGCAACTACTTCACGCGATCGCTGTTTAGCGGCCTCAGAAATTTCTTTGGCATATCCACCTGCCGCCACCGTATCTTCTTCGATTGGGACTTCGATAAATTTCGCGCCCAAGCTTTGCACTTCTTCCTTCACCGCAGGACGAATATCAAATGCTTCTACCACAGCACCCAAGCGGCGAGCAGTGGCGATCGCTTGCAAACCTGCCACTCCCGCTCCCATGATAAACACCTTGGCAGGTCGGATCGTTCCTGCTGCTGTGGTCAACATCGGGAAGTACTTGGGCAAGGCGGCAGCAGCAATCAAAACAGCTTTATAACCCGCCACACTCGCTTGAGACGACAAAGCATCCATACTTTGCGCTCGCGTGGTACGTGGAATCATTTCCATACTGAAGGCTGTCACTTTGCGATCGGCCAACCGCTGAGCCAAGGTCGGAGTCCCTAGGGGATCAAGAAAAGCAATGACTACTTGGCCCTCTCGCAGCAAATCGGCCTCATGCTGTCCATCCCCACGTTCTTGAAGCGGGGATACTTTCAGAAGCACGTCAGCCTCTCCCCAAAGAGCCGCTGTATCGCTTACAATTCTGGCTCCAGCAGCTTCATAGGTATCATCTGAGAAGCAAGCTCGTTCCCCAGCCCCCGCTTCAACCAAAACTTCTATTCCTTGCTTCACCAAACGAGCAACCGTATCTGGGATCAAGGCAACCCGACGCTCACCGACTTCACTTTCTTTAGCAACTGCTATTTTCATGAACTCTCCTTCGTAATCAACAACTCGCCACTTCTAGAAGCAGCAATTTAAGGGGGTAAAATTTTGACTTCTATACAGCCTGAATTTTGAGGCAGCGCTCAGCTTTTAAGGCGAAAAGGTGAGATCTAGCCAGTACAAATTCATAGACGTAAATTCATTTCAAGCGAAGCAAAAACTATAGGAGGGCGATCGCTCACTTGCGCTTGTCAGAATACACATCAGGCATGAAGTGAATCTGTTCTATTACTAACATTAATAACAACAAAGCTTTGAACGCTCTCTCAGCAACAAATCAACCATTTTAGCCAAGCTACATTTTCAGCAAACGAATCTCTAGCAAACGAATCGCCAAACCTTAACTTCTAAGCGTGATGCTGGTTGCAATAGCACTCCTGCTATTATTCTCCCCTCTCAATCCAGCGATCGCGCCTTGCCCAAAGACAAGCTCTTCTTCCTCTGGGTTAACTCGGCCATATTGCCCTAAGCAATCGCGACAGACGGGGTCAGCTTGTAAATTGACTTGGCTTACTCGACTTAAAAAAAACAATTCTAGGGATTCCCAGCTAAGCGTAGAGGTGTATTTCGCATAGTAGGTTGATCCCCAAAATCCGATAGGTATCTTTAACTTGTTTTAATAGATTTCAATATTTAAAGACACAACTTTGAAGACAGCATCAATGGAACCAAGTTTTTCGGTTGCAACAAGCTGAGCCATTTTCTGTCAAATGTCCGCCCTCATCCCCTAGAAGAAATTTTTCAATTTTTTCAGGTCTGTAATTTAGATATGTCATGAGTTTCATGCATCATCTTCATGCCCGAAATCCATGAGCCATCCAAGCTCATCCATTTAGCAACCTACGCTAGTACTTTTTGCCGACCTCAGACCCTCAAGCTTGATCTAAGTTCAGACAGATGGCACTTTTTAGTAGGCTTATCGTCACCCAGCTCAGGATGGAACTTGATCAATACTGGTACAGTCAGTATTGGTGAGGTTTTGCAACTCAACGACTCAACCCTATTGTCCAACCACAAGGCTTATGTTCTCTAAAAAATTGATGGCTCGCAGCGCTTTTTCCACCCTCGCGATCGCAGGTTGTTTATTGGGTGCAATCCCTGCTGTCACGCTAGCTAACAGCTTGCCTGGATTGACCATCTTTAGCGGCGTCAAGCCAGAATATCGGCTCAGCTACCGCTTGGACTTTGGGGGCCATACTAACGGTTGGGATCGCTATCGCCTCCGAGTTCCAGCCAAGAAAATGAAATTGGCAGTTGCCCAATTCAGTATTACCTATCCCGACTATTACAAAGGCAAATTCGATCAAAAAGACATGGAGATTCGGGTAAAAGGTAAGAGCGTACCCCTCCAAGAAGTCAATTGGAATAAAGAAAGTCGAGTTATTGAACTGATTCCTCAAGAACCCATTCCTGCCAACAGTCCTGTTGAGTTGGTATTTTCCAACGTCAAGAATCCTTCTAGCCCTGGCATTTTTTACTTCAATTGTCAGATTTTGTCCCCCGGAGATGTGCCGCTATTGCGCTACTTAGGCACTTGGGAACTCAGCGTCGGCTAATCGAGCCAAATTCAGTGGTACGATGGTAGACTGTGGCTTTTTTCACGCTTATCGATTAGCACGTTTGGAGCAACTTGGACTATGACTAAGCGCACTTTTGGTGGCACCTCTCGAAAAAGAAAAAGAACTTCCGGATTCCGGGCTCGTATGCGCACTAAGAATGGCCAGCGAGTCATCAAAGCCCGCAGACAAAAAGGCCGTCAACGTCTTGCAGTCTAGGCATTATTCATCTCAATTAACGGAGTGGCTCGAAGACTGACGTGTCCCTGCCCCAGTTAAATCGGCTCAAACGGCGACAAGATTTTAGCGCTGTCTATCAAGGTGGAATTCGTCGCTCAACCGCGCATCTAACCTTACGAGCCTTAAATAAACAAGGCCATTTCAACCATTCCAGCCACTCTCAAGTATTACCCACTCAAATTGGTATTTCTGTTAGTCAGAAAGTCAGTAAACGTGCCGTAGTACGCAATCGCATTAAGCGGCAGATTCGGGCTGCTCTGCGACAATTTTTGCCTAAGTTATCCTTGGGATGGCAGCTGGTGGTTGTGGTACGTCCCGCAGCCATTCAGTGCGATTATCATCAAATTCTGCGAGAATTAGAGCAGTTGTTGGCAGATGCTGAGGTCTTACGATAATGGCGATTAATGAGGAAGCGTACTACGAGGGTGGTCCTCACATTGGCGATCTGATCATTAACCTGTTATTGGGATTCACCATTATTTGTATCCCCCTCACTGTCGGGGCAATTGTTCGGGCTTTGTGGGTTCGCTATCGCATTACTAACCGTCGGATCTCTGTAACAGGGGGTTGGATGGGACGCGATCGCTCGGATATTATCTATTCCGAAATCGCCAAGGTAGTTACTGTACCTCGCGGACTGGGGGGCTGGGGTGATATGGTCATCACCCTCAAAGATGGCAGCCGTTTAGAGTTGCGATCGGTGCCTAAATTTAGAGAGGTCTACGACTACATCAACGAG
This region of Trichocoleus desertorum NBK24 genomic DNA includes:
- a CDS encoding glycoside hydrolase 100 family protein, with translation MGKATLEQQASEAAKSTLDQQAWEALEQSIIYYQDRPVGTVAARDPELTALNYDQCFIRDFVSSALVFLIRGKTDIVRNFLEETLKLQPKKRQFDCSKPGRGLMPASFKVESSHGHERLKADFGEHAIARVAPVDSCLWWLILLRAYFKATHDEELVSREDFQQGIRLIVELCLVARFDMYPTLLVPDGACMIDRRMGLYGHPLEIQSLFYAALRSAQELLLPTKHNRYFIDAVNSRLEPVTKHIRENYWLDTHRLNVIYRYKVEEYGEQALNQFNIYSDSIPFYQLTEWLPTEGGYLAGNLGPSQIDCRFFAVGNLMAVLSGLSSKKQSQGILQLIESRWEDLVGDMPMKLCYPALEDQGWKILTGCDPKNRPWSYHNGGSWPVLLWMLAAAAQKAGRPEIGKQALKIAEDRLAEDEWPEYYDGKNGRLIGKEARRYQTWTIAGYLLAKEIIQKPSNLSFICFEELEFA
- a CDS encoding NAD(P)(+) transhydrogenase (Re/Si-specific) subunit beta encodes the protein MSYFGSTGIELSYLIASSLFIIGLKRLGSPATARQGNTIAAVGMLIAIVVTLLDRNVLNYEMILLGIAAGSVIGAIAAQRVAMTEMPQMVGLLNGLGGAASALVAIAEFWRLLGTAAAVPLEATITTILGVLIGGVTLTGSLVAFAKLQGIMPGAPITFKLQQPFNLSLLLIFLAGSAYLIVEPHNASIFLGLVGISLLLGVLFVIPIGGADTPVVISLLNSYSGLAASAAGFILGNNMLIIAGALVGASGIILTQIMCKAMNRSLTNVLFSAFGSGASATTAEGAQGDKVIHSIDPEEGAMMLGYARSVVIVPGYGMAVAQAQHSVRELADQLERLNVTVKYAIHPVAGRMPGHMNVLLAEANVPYPQLCDMEDINPDLDRTDVALVIGANDVVNPAARDNASSPIYGMPILEVDKALHTIVIKRGMSTGFAGVDNDLFYKDKTMMMFGGAKEVVDKLVSEVKQL
- a CDS encoding NAD(P) transhydrogenase subunit alpha; its protein translation is MAAGLIAGLVVFVLASFVGVEVINKVPPTLHTPLMSGSNAISGIAVIGALLVAGPRDSNLSVILGLIAIVLATINVVGGFLVTDRMLQMFKKKEVKA
- a CDS encoding Re/Si-specific NAD(P)(+) transhydrogenase subunit alpha, which produces MKIAVAKESEVGERRVALIPDTVARLVKQGIEVLVEAGAGERACFSDDTYEAAGARIVSDTAALWGEADVLLKVSPLQERGDGQHEADLLREGQVVIAFLDPLGTPTLAQRLADRKVTAFSMEMIPRTTRAQSMDALSSQASVAGYKAVLIAAAALPKYFPMLTTAAGTIRPAKVFIMGAGVAGLQAIATARRLGAVVEAFDIRPAVKEEVQSLGAKFIEVPIEEDTVAAGGYAKEISEAAKQRSREVVAEHVKTADAVITTAQVPGRKAPLLVTEEMVAQMKPGSVIVDLAAEQGGNCACTKPGKDVLVNGVTVIGPINLPSSVPIHASQMYAKNVLTLVQYLVKDQALNLNFDDDIIDAACITHAGEIRNQRIKDALAAANEQVMERSH
- a CDS encoding DUF2808 domain-containing protein, with product MFSKKLMARSAFSTLAIAGCLLGAIPAVTLANSLPGLTIFSGVKPEYRLSYRLDFGGHTNGWDRYRLRVPAKKMKLAVAQFSITYPDYYKGKFDQKDMEIRVKGKSVPLQEVNWNKESRVIELIPQEPIPANSPVELVFSNVKNPSSPGIFYFNCQILSPGDVPLLRYLGTWELSVG
- the rpmH gene encoding 50S ribosomal protein L34, which translates into the protein MTKRTFGGTSRKRKRTSGFRARMRTKNGQRVIKARRQKGRQRLAV
- the rnpA gene encoding ribonuclease P protein component, with the protein product MSLPQLNRLKRRQDFSAVYQGGIRRSTAHLTLRALNKQGHFNHSSHSQVLPTQIGISVSQKVSKRAVVRNRIKRQIRAALRQFLPKLSLGWQLVVVVRPAAIQCDYHQILRELEQLLADAEVLR
- a CDS encoding PH domain-containing protein, translated to MAINEEAYYEGGPHIGDLIINLLLGFTIICIPLTVGAIVRALWVRYRITNRRISVTGGWMGRDRSDIIYSEIAKVVTVPRGLGGWGDMVITLKDGSRLELRSVPKFREVYDYINEKLSTRAQQASGAVGAKS